A region of the Gymnogyps californianus isolate 813 chromosome 20, ASM1813914v2, whole genome shotgun sequence genome:
cttcattttcctgcGAAGGGCCATTCTGCTTGGGGCCATCACCTTTGCTGAAATCCTCCATGACTGGAGCCCCTCCTCCGAAAGAGCCCTTGTCACTGGCACTCTCCTCCTTGCTctcctcagctctgctcttctccttctctgagGCCTCGTGCTTTGGTGGCACAAGTTTGCTCCTCAGTCGGGAGAGGCCAGGCTTGTAAATCTCCAGGTCTGGGCGCCTGTTGTCTTTGCGATGTCTCGGCTCCTTCACTTCCTTCatgttttctggggaaaaatagacagaaaaaagttattccCACCACAAATCAGCCAGGGACAAAAAAATATCATGACAAATATTCAAGGAGAAATATTGAGTAAAGGCAAAGAGCCTGCCACTCTCAAGGCAGGTCCAAGAGAACAGATCTGAAAATCTATGTCAACATTTACAAGAAATCACAGAGTAAgagtagaaaatgaaaaagtataaCAAAGCTGACCAAATCCTTGGCCTGATTCACTTACAAAACGCATCCCGCAGCAGATTTTGCCTCAGAGCACCAACAAGTTGAGAAAGGGACAGACGAAGCACAACACGAGGCTCGAGCACGCGTACGCAAGTACCAGGCATAAAGTTTTAGCGTTACAggtttcagctgctgcaggagccttTCTGTCTGCAGGTACTGCCTTCTCCAACAGCCCCCCTGCTCTGCCAACAGATCGTTTTGAGTCAAAGATGCATTTTCCCCCCTTGCTCACAACTCGGTAGCGTTTCTCTCCTCCTCTaactgtatttacagaaaaaccCGTCAGAAAACACAGCCTGGACAACGTGTAATTAAACGTTTCACCAAAGCTGGGCTGTTACGCGCTGCATTTCCTcaactttttcctcctgtcagTAACTTGCACCAGGCCGTACCACCGAACCACAGCCACGCAAAAGCCACCGCTACCAGGGGCTCGGCCCCGGAGGCGGCAGAGGGGTCCCCGAGGAGGCAGGCACCGACCTGACGCCGGGGCAAAGCCGCGCCGGCTGCCGCTCCTCGCCCCGGGCGCCCCGCAGCCTCCCCACGGCCCCTGTTCTCTCTGCGTGGGCGTTTGCGTGCTCTCACCCCGGCGACAACCATGTCCGGGGCGACGCGGGCCCAGCGGGGCGGcggccctgccccggcccctaccccagccccagccgggCGGTGCGGCCGAgggggcccggcccgcccccggGCAGGTGCCgctgaggggagggggaaggccCAAGCAGCGACTCCCGGCTCCCACCACCGCCCCGCCGGTCCCTGACACCCCCTCACCTCGTccgccgccggccgcggcgCGGGCCTGCGCCGCCACCATGTCCCGCAGCTCGGCGGCCGAGACACGGACGCGCTCCAGCCCCTCCGCCATCTTCCCTCCGCCGGGGGCGGGACGGACGGACGGCGGCCGCGCAGGGCCAAAAAGCGCTGCCGCGCGCATGCGCGTTCTCTCCGCGGGTCGCGGACCGCGCAGCGCCGAGCACAtggccgggccgccccgcctGGCGCTGGCCGATGTCCGGGCGGCGGAGCGACGGCTCCGCGGGCGGCTGCACCGCACGCCGCTGCTTACCAGCGGGGGCCTGGACCGCCTGGCTGGCCGACGGCTGCTTTTCAAGTGCGAGCTCTTCCAGAGGACCGGCTCCTTCAAGGTGCGCGGGGATGGCGGCACTGCCGTCCGGGCAAAGGTCGCTTCTTGTGCcggaaaaaaatcactttccgCCGACTCCCACCAGCCCTCGAAGCAGACGTGGCTCCTGCCACCCTGCACGGGGGCTGAAGTGCTTCCCAGGGCACAGGGGAGGCTGTAAGAAAGGAGATTTCCCACCTGCCCGCACATCCCAGCACGCTGGCTCCCAGGCAGTGGCACCGAGGGTGCTGTGCTCTCCTTCCAGATCCGCGGTGCCCTGAACGCAGTCAGGAGCCTCGTTGAGGAAAGCGAGCGTGCTGGAGGGGGGCTACCCCGGGCCGTCGTGACACACAGCAGTGGAAATCATGGGCAGGCGCTCGCCTGTGCTGCCCAGGCGGAAGGTAACACATACCCCgacctccagccccagctcagccagGCAGCAGGCGCAGGGCCAGGGGTAAACGCAGAGCTGGTTCctgggcagaggcagctccaggcgcccagctctgccaccccTGGAGATAAGCAGGGCTATCCCTCTCCTGAACACGTACAGGATCTAGCATAGGCAAGGCACGGCCCGATTCTGCAGCGCTAACTGGCTGCTTGCGGCTTTTTGGCCGTTGGATTTGCCTCCTCTTTTGTCACACAGGGATTCCTGCCTACATCGTGGTGCCCCGGACAGCCCCGCACTGTAAGCAAGCCGCCATCCGCACCTACGGTGCCACACTGGTGCCGTGCGAGCCCAGTGACAAGGTAAGGCACGGGGGAGACCGGCCAGGGACACAGCACAGCCGGACTGCGAGGCGACCATCTGCGCTTTCCCATAGTCCAGAGCTGAGACAGCATCTCGTATAGTCCAGGAGACAGGAGGCATCATGGTGCACCCCAACCAGGAGCCGGCGGTGATTGCAGGGCAAGGAACAATCGccctggaggtgctggagcaggtgagGGAAACGcacggcccggccccggcccagggctctgctcctcGTAGGCAGGGGCACAGCAAAAAGGGGTACCCGAAGTGCCAGAAGCAGTCACGCTTCCTTTTTGCACAGGCGCCCGAGGTAAATGCAGTCGTAGTTCCCGTCGGAGGCGGAGGAATGATTGCAGGAATAGCAGTTGCCATCAAGGTAGGCAACAGCTCGTTCGGGAAGCGGTGGCTGCATCTCCCCATGGGAAGGGCAGGGCTCCCAAGACAGgcagcagcttttctctttAGAAACGTGAAATGTTTCACATCTAGTCTTTAGATGTGAAAATCTCTGGGTGCCTGGGGTCTGCCCGGCAGCAGCACGGCCTACTTGGCCCCCTGCGCGTGCAGCAACAAGCGGACAGGCACGCACACGTTTCAACCGAGcggctcctcctgctccccgcAGGCTTTGAGACCAGATGTGAAAGTGTTTGCTGCTGAGCCACGCAACGCCGATGACTGTTACCAGTCCAAGGTAAGAGGGGAACTGACCCCCAACCTTCACCCGCCCGATACCATCGCAGATGCAGTTAAAACCAGCATCGGACCAAACACGTGGCCCATCATCAGGGATTTGGTTGATGATGTCCTGACAGTCTCAGAGGAAGAAATCAAGGTAAACACTGCCGGCTCCCTTCTCACGGtagctggcagcaggcagccgcCTCCATCCGTGCTCTGCCCTTCCACTCTCACCCCTACACTCTCCCAGGGCAGCAGAAGCCCCTGCACACCACCGCAGCTGTGCAACACCCACACTGTCTCCAGCTGGAAAGGGCTGGCGGaagctctgctctcccttcccagagCGCTGCAGAGAGATGTGCACACGCGGTGCCCTCCGCAGCCCTGGAGCAGCCTGTATTTGCTGCTGGGAtgacagctgctgctctgtcccGACAGCAAGCCACGCGGCTGGTGTGGGAAAGGATGAAGCTGCTGATTGAGCCAACAGCAGGCGTGGGAGTGGCGGCCGTGCTCTCGGAGCAGTTCCAGGCAGTCCCCCGGGACGTGGAGAACGTTTGCATCGTGCTGTGCGGGGGAAACGTGGACCTGGGCTCCCTGACCTGGCTCACAGACCTCCCTGGGAAAGCGGAATGAAAACGGAGCGGTGTCTCAAGCGACAGAAACCTCACTCTGAATTTGTACAATCCAGTTTGTGCGCTACTAAAAACAGATGAACAACCCCAAATGTTTGAAAGTTTTTGTGGAGGGATAAGGGAAGCTGGCATTGGTCTCTACAGCACAGAGTCGCTTGGTTCTACAGTAAAGGGTCGCTACTGGGGGGCTTGGAAGCAAAGCACTGCCtgttctcctctcccctccccagccacccTGCTCTGGGACAGGCCTCCAGTGAGCTGCACTCAGTCACTCTCCCCAGCTGCTACTTCGCCTTTCTTTCTCAGCATCACAATAACTTCCAGCAAACTCCTGTCCTTGATACAGCAAAATCCCCACACGCACTGCTGTGGCAGGGCACGAGGGAAAGACAACGGCCACAGTGGGCCAAGGGGTTCACCAGACAAGGGGTGCACACAGCCTCCCCATTTGGCTTCCACAGCCAGCCACCACCAAGACAGAGGCACTtagatgtttttgaaaacattttccattaaaataaatacctgtaGCTGGTacctgagcagcagctggtgaGACAGCCGCCCCTGTACAGACCCCAGCAGTAATACGTCCAAGACATCAGTGCTGTCCTCACCGCGCACAGGCCAAGAACAGGATCCAGGGAGCTAAGGCACAAACTCCAGCATGCTGGAGACTTATTCCATTTCCACCTCCTGCACCGGCAGCGTACTCTCGCTCCTCACCCACGGCACGGGCTCCGGAACGTGGGGGTCATAAGTCCATTTAGGAAAAACACGCTTGTAGAGGTTCAGCAGCACTGTGTCCTGGGACTTTAGCTGTCCATCGAAGTGGCACTTCATGTGACCATGGGTCCCTaggcagagagcagaaaaggccaTGAGCTGTCTCTCCTGCCCAGGAGGACCACATCCTGCCCAGCATCAGAGAGATAAATACCAAATCAAACCTACCTAATGGCTCCTTGATGTGTCCTCTACGACCCCACTTTGTCCTCAGCTCCACTGGCTTAAACCACATCACATCCTCTGGAGAGCAAAACACAAAAGGCAGGTAAGAAACAGGCTTTGCTGCACCAACACAACCGCTCCCGCAGGGGCAGGAGTTCTGCTTCCGCATCCCCTCTTCCCACCACACAGAGATGAGCTGTACCTCTGTTAAAGAACATGTATCGCACGACAGCCGTCTTGGTAAAGATCTTGAAAGGATGGCCACTGAGCACCAGCCGCTTGATGACTATTCTGTCCGGGTCCACGGAAAGCAGAGAACCGGTGGCGATGAGGTCGTGCATTCCTGCAAGGCAGAGTCACTAACGCATCAGGGCAGCACCACAGAAGGTGCCTCCatcacctcctcccccaccacaACCCCCTTCCCCAGATGGTTCCAGGCCCAGAGCAACCCCacagcagagacagacaaaGGTGCCAGTGATAATGGGGATGGAAATGCATTAATCTGCTCAAACAGGATGAAGGGGATAGCTTTTTCAAGTCATACTTTCTGGATAGATGCACTTGTAAGTGGGGTATGGGAACGGCCTGCTAATGTTTGTTTCCCAGACACCACCTCCTTAGCACTTCCCAACTTACCGTTacttctctgtttaaaaagcagcactgaggcAGGAGGGAAAGTGATGGGAGCGTAAACAGTCACCACCAGGGCAGCATCCGGGCGCAGGAAACGCTCCAGCTTGTGCTTATCAGCTAGGACAGAAGTGCAATGATCAAGTTCAGGCCAACAGCAGTCCTCAGAGCTCTGGGAAACCCCACTGAGCCCATTCTTCCCTGGCAAACAGGCTCTGTGCTTTAGGAAAACAGGTGACAAACACCCCTCCTCTGCTGGCACAGAGTATCCGGGAATGAAGGTGATCCTCTGAGCTACCAGCTCACTGCGTGAAGCCTGCCACCACCTTGCCTGGACGAGTGAGCCGCCTTGCCCAAGCCCTTCCACTCCCCACTATTTAGTGCCTCCCCTGGAAGCCTCAGAGCCTAGGAGTGAGTCTTCACAAGAGTCCTTCAGCCAGGTTCAGACACCACGGCTAAGACATCACAGGCTTCCTGCCCTAGAACCCCCAGCCCCACCTCCTGGCAGACTTGTGCCCACCCCACCGGTCCCTCACAAACCTGAGGTGTGCTGGGAGAACAGGGGGGATGTTCGGAAGCGTCTGAACCCACAGTGAAAGATCAGCTCCTCCTTTGCCCTCACCGGCTCGCTGTTGCTCTGATGCCGACGCACCAGGAAATTCAACACCGACATCTGCAAGAAAGACCGCACTGTGGGGGGCTGACAGCAGCGCTGGCAAGCTATGGTagacagagcagaaaacaaCGGGACATTGCAGCAGAGACGAATGCTCTTGACAATGGCTTCCCAAAGGATCGCCGGTCACCAATGCAGACACCTCAGCCAGGCTCAGACACTCCAGCCTAAACACCCCTGGCAGCTTCAGTCTGCTCTGACCAAAGGGAACGTCCTACTTTGAAATGCAAGCAATGCGGGGAGATTTCAGCCCGAACCCTCTGCAGCCAGAACCTCTCCAACCCATGCAGCCTGAGGGAATCGGACAAGGAGCTGCATACCTACAAGATACCAGCAGGGCCATACTTAGTCACCTTTTGTTCATGGGGAAGCAGCGAGAACAGGACTAGGGGCTTCCCTTCTTTGAAGCTCTCCATCACTGAGACAGGGACATTGCAGACATGAAGTGTAACGTACCAGCCAACCTGCCAAGGAAGGATCAGTTGTGAATGCTTCTCTCAATAGAAAAGAGTCAGAAGTAACGTGTGTGGGTTAGAGAGGGAATTCAGGAGAACAGTATCATCTGAACTCACGGCTTCATGCTAAGAACCAGCTGGCTGAAAGATCCACCCAGCCACCTCCCTGACAAGTCTTTCCTATTAGGCATAAGGGAACACAGTAGGGGAAGAGATCAGCAAGAGAAAAGGGAGCTACCGAGGCTCCTTCAGTCTCCTCTTTCTCTATTTGCCGGAAGAGGTGCTTTCTGGTTCGGGAGAAGTCCTGGAACTGGAAAATCCTGGCATAATCCCTTGGGAGATTCTCTTTGGGGTCCCATGGAGAAGTCCGGAAGCTCTTCAGCCCCCTGTACTTCTGGAACCTAGAGAACAGGTAACAGGAAAGACAAACTACTTCACCAGTTGAGGTGTGTGGCCAGCACCTTCTGTGGTCTGCAGGGACTCACAGCTTCAGAGAGGGCAAAGGGAGCACAGCAAACGTTAGCTCTCAGAAAAGATCTTAATGCACAGAGTGCTAGAAACAGCAGCTAGATCCCCAAACAACCTGCCCTTGCCTCAGGGCTCTgccatcctcctccctctcccaggTCAGGACCCAGCTCTCCCTGCCGCAGGGAGCTGCCCTGGCCCACCCACTGCCCCCCCAACCAGTGCCTCCCCTGGAAGCCTCAGAGCCTAGGAGTGAGTCTTCACAAGAGTCCTTCAGCCAGGTTCAGACACCACGGCTAAGACATCACAGGCTTCCTGCCCTATCTCACCAAACTAGACAGAAAGGCGccttccagctcctctcccagcaaaGCATCCTGTTTCTTACCGGACTCTGGCAGGTACGTCACGTGGCGTGTCCACCTCATCCGGAAACATTTCATCCATTCTCTCCTGTTTGTATCTCTCTAGCATCTGTTCATCTTCCTCCACCTTCTCATCGTACTGGTCGTCCCGCAAGCACTCGGAAATGGTCATAGTCTCGCACTCCTCCTCTACaggctcctcttcctcctcgcTGCTTTCCCCCTCCTGACACACAGGACAGCACAGAGCCCATGAGCACACACGCTCTGTTGATGTCCATGCAGCACTGCAAACCCTGCGTGTACTCGCACTGTGTGAGTCGTGACCCAAGCTACACCACAGTCCCTCATTTCAGTATCTAACAGGCCAAAGAAGCAACATGATACACGTGAGAGATTTAACAATGGAAATCCAGGCAAATCCTGGCTCTGTGTTGTGCCCTTGCATGGAGCACGCTGGAAGGACAGGATTGCCCTAGAATACGCAATAACGCCCTGGAGATCACCCGCAGTATCAGCTCTTGGAGGTACCTGGGAAACTGCCTCCTCCATCATATCATCATCAATGTCATCATCTtcgtcatcatcatcatcatctttctcACTGCCGCCTTCTCCATCATCCACAATCCAGGCAGCCTGGTACTTGGATGTGCCTTTGGGGACCTTCACCACCCTCCTGTTTGCCTTCAGAGAAGCTGCAGGATTCCCACCAACAGTTAATACAGGAACAATTCTCCTTTCCCTCAGCAACATTAACACCAGCCAAGATCAGCTCTAGACCAGAATCGCTGTTTCCCAGCACAGAACTTGCCAGGGCCCAGAAAAGGCAGCTGAAGTGTAACCCTGCTAACTGCCAGGCAAACCACGCAGCCTGGTACTCAGGTGATGGGACTCGGAATGGAAGCCCTGGGCTCCCAACTAGCGTGTTTCTTCACAGCCACCCTCAGCCATCCTGGTGATGGAGGGCTTCTA
Encoded here:
- the TSR1 gene encoding pre-rRNA-processing protein TSR1 homolog; its protein translation is MVAVGAHRPGPLKQQNKAHKGGKHSGSSQRRAGGRVSVKAQPRRRLRDLSRVDRRHQALQLRRQRKEAVLAEKRSLGSRDGPPHLVVLVPLHSRAAAHNTLHLLQSQDSTVVRVDEGRAGGFALLCPRLKQRWRFVTAQAGDLHAVLDLAKVADSLLFILDPADGWDSAGEHCLSCLFAQGLPSYALAVPGGTDLPPKKRIDARKKLAKAVEKRFPEAKLFPLNTEQESSLLLRHLATQKQRHLAFRDRRAHLLAYAAEFVPGQESDLVGTLKVSGFVRGQTLDVNSLVHIVGHGDFQLSQVDAPPDPLSLNPRVVKGQKRSQDMEVQDDTVDGSDEMEEDVKVLMKADPNKQESLQSEVVPDPMEGEQTWPTEEELQEAEASLKANRRVVKVPKGTSKYQAAWIVDDGEGGSEKDDDDDDEDDDIDDDMMEEAVSQEGESSEEEEEPVEEECETMTISECLRDDQYDEKVEEDEQMLERYKQERMDEMFPDEVDTPRDVPARVRFQKYRGLKSFRTSPWDPKENLPRDYARIFQFQDFSRTRKHLFRQIEKEETEGASVGWYVTLHVCNVPVSVMESFKEGKPLVLFSLLPHEQKMSVLNFLVRRHQSNSEPVRAKEELIFHCGFRRFRTSPLFSQHTSADKHKLERFLRPDAALVVTVYAPITFPPASVLLFKQRSNGMHDLIATGSLLSVDPDRIVIKRLVLSGHPFKIFTKTAVVRYMFFNREDVMWFKPVELRTKWGRRGHIKEPLGTHGHMKCHFDGQLKSQDTVLLNLYKRVFPKWTYDPHVPEPVPWVRSESTLPVQEVEME
- the SRR gene encoding serine racemase gives rise to the protein MAGPPRLALADVRAAERRLRGRLHRTPLLTSGGLDRLAGRRLLFKCELFQRTGSFKIRGALNAVRSLVEESERAGGGLPRAVVTHSSGNHGQALACAAQAEGIPAYIVVPRTAPHCKQAAIRTYGATLVPCEPSDKSRAETASRIVQETGGIMVHPNQEPAVIAGQGTIALEVLEQAPEVNAVVVPVGGGGMIAGIAVAIKALRPDVKVFAAEPRNADDCYQSKVRGELTPNLHPPDTIADAVKTSIGPNTWPIIRDLVDDVLTVSEEEIKQATRLVWERMKLLIEPTAGVGVAAVLSEQFQAVPRDVENVCIVLCGGNVDLGSLTWLTDLPGKAE